One Centroberyx gerrardi isolate f3 chromosome 6, fCenGer3.hap1.cur.20231027, whole genome shotgun sequence genomic region harbors:
- the bcl9l gene encoding B-cell CLL/lymphoma 9-like protein: MHPDNKLANHGKQVTSDSRSQIPNVNQQAQQQQGAAGHLGPKGVGAGSHGVKTNQISPGNPGLKAVSQSVSGVGGMLKTKSKRERSVSIDSGEPRNAIPPALEPDAKGEGVMRSKRRCVLEKKQPYSGDEWCSGPDTEEDEDKPHTATHRERVLAGPIQGLSGRSSAGPISEPGGPAMGRGVGPGLKAEPPQPSQQVVYVFTTSLANSAAEAVMKGQTDSILLFHQQNVPRTKLEQGHPSGKLPSLSEKVSSSSSPPMGTPKSQSGTPRPASAGVGGHLHPAGTPSSAGHSDNESSQTRPGGASSNNISVIAHKSEGGSTATPAGPVPGPGGGEGAGGLPLPGATVSPSGSPSVLSAHLQSDSGQRSGPGNTDGLSKEQLEHRERSLQTLRDIERLLLRSGAGGGAGDTGGANNNPNNNSSNLNNNNNTDRSGILEDSDNGTNNSGNCSSGNILSSALPPMGGMKKYEEPLQSIISQTQSLGGPAIDSPQMDSHHNMPQHPHHQLSSPGLDMGPLLGPEGLTPEQMAWRKLQEEYYQEKRRQQEMQPPTHAQHFRMMTEMGMHGGPMMMRGPPPPYHSKPGDQQWGPGTMMGGGMGGNARIIDMNQEGPRGPRFLGQMQRGPPGGGGFPGSPGGVLSMEGLGPQRPPRPGMIWLDDMPNNMGGGGPFHGCYPGGPGGPPQHLQGEPERLITREEMFRIMEKRQLQGLHRFELDRLAKQQQQGNLGPRIMDNPGGPGFPNLGMSRGPPSRGEPMDFPGSREMIGSPGGGGGPQMRDLVDSPLGSNLNMNMNPQMNAQQHQQMMLSQKLRGGPGGVGPLGEMLSPEEISRIRASQNGRGGNKGMIPGPDGPLQFPNQGPFSGGQLEGPYLQQPGPEMFGPDQHGPTQMGGTSRLSHMPMTGSLRGADLGPRHPSDLSINVNPMASPAMPPPHQLKSPSLSQEPSPLLPSPSAPGLKSPSQISSAGPHPPLPPASGAGTPSSSSMKSPQVMGSSALGLRSPSASPGRLKSPTMPVGSPGWTSPKTALPSPGGPTSGKGVGNGGSSSTETGPSLPPRSSNSTPISQPGSMNPSMPFTSSPDAPPSQNPLSMIMSQMSKYAMPSSTPLYHDAIKTIATSDDEMLPDRPLLSGVSIGGNMGNPQTSQMLVSQSSIGPHSDPQSPMGMVLQGQQQLSHDASGPMLSSPNPMGMPGMNSAMMGGGPPDGMGPCNVSPMSQNQMVGFPRMQPPSHGPMHSPVGGMSQHFSQSNEDVLPPQQLHLLSKGHPHQRPPHPSDSFPSLPMGDGPDLSEVIRPSHTGIPEFDLSRIIPSDKPSSTLQYFPKSEPQQNPHQGQPSQQPTPQQLLKQLSSSGPPHSSGPSSNPHIANLQNMMAEQQLPPHPTHGGIRQSMGMPQGGSRGMVPGGGMGPMCPPGHMMGRTGMVPQQQLQQQHHQQQQQAMMANSLLHHPSHPYPGMMSPQQHPHNLMAQQNLMMMQAKQRSMSIPGDPFGPQGPLMSPQGPMMAPPHPQSGMMGPQSLRQRGMSLDSPIGYGPGGMANMPF; encoded by the exons ATGCACCCTGACAATAAACTGGCCAATCATGGCAAGCAAGTGACCAGTGACAGCCGATCCCAAATACCCAATGTAAATCAGcaggctcagcagcagcagggagctgCTGGCCACCTGGGTCCAAAGGGCGTCGGTGCTGGGAGCCATGGAGTCAAAACCAACCAGATTTCTCCCGGCAACCCTGGGCTGAaggctgtcagccaatcagtgagCGGCGTCGGAGGGATGCTGAAAACCAAATCCAAGCGGGAGAGAAGCGTCTCCATTGACTCTGGCGAACCAAGAAATGCCATTCCTCCGGCCCTGGAGCCAGACGCCAAAGGAG AGGGTGTTATGCGCAGTAAGCGGCGCTGTGTTCTGGAGAAGAAACAGCCGTATAGTGGGGATGAATGGTGCTCTGGACCCGAcacagaggaagatgaagacaaGCCGCACACTGCAACCCATC GGGAGCGAGTGCTGGCTGGTCCTATCCAGGGGCTCTCTGGTCGCTCGTCTGCAGGGCCCATCTCTGAACCCGGGGGGCCAGCAATGGGACGCGGAGTGGGACCAGGGTTAAAGGCAGAGCCACCTCAGCCTTCCCAGCAAGTGGTGTATGTTTTCACAACCAGCCTAGCCAACAG TGCTGCAGAAGCAGTAATGAAAGGACAGACCGATTCCATTCTTCTGTTTCACCAGCAAAATGTTCCACGCACCAAGTTGGAGCAG GGCCACCCATCAGGGAAGCTCCCTAGCCTGTCTGAGAAGGTGAGCTCCAGCAGCTCTCCACCCATGGGCACCCCCAAATCCCAGAGTGGGACGCCACGGCCAGCCTCTGCAGGAGTGGGAGGCCATTTGCATCCTGCAGGGACACCGTCATCAGCAGGACACTCTGATAATGAATCCTCACAGACCAGACCAGGTGGAGCCTCCAGCAATAACATCAGCGTCATTGCCCATAagtcagagggagggagcacGGCCACACCTGCAGGCCCAGTCCCAGGACCCGGAGGTGGGGAGGGTGCAGGGGGTTTGCCTCTCCCCGGTGCTACTGTCTCTCCCTCGGGGAGTCCCTCTGTCTTATCAGCACACCTGCAGAGTGATTCAGGCCAGAGGAGTGGCCCAGGGAACACGGATGGTCTTTCCAAAGAGCAGCTGGAACACAGGGAGCGCTCTTTGCAGACACTGAGGGACATagagaggctgctgctgcgcAGTGGGGCCGGTGGAGGCGCCGGAGACACAGGAGGTGCCAACAACAATCCTAACAATAACTCCTCCAATctaaacaataacaacaacactgaTAGGAGTGGTATTCTTGAGGACAGTGACAATGGTACTAATAACTCTGGAAATTGCAGTAGTGGTAATATTTTATCTTCAGCCTTGCCTCCTATGGGAGGGATGAAGAAATATGAAGAACCCCTGCAGTCCATTATTTCTCAAACACAGTCCCTTGGTGGACCTGCCATTGACAGCCCTCAAATGGACTCTCACCATAACATGCCACAACACCCCCATCACCAGCTTTCTTCACCTGGGCTGGACATGGGTCCCTTGCTTGGACCAGAAGGGCTGACCCCAGAGCAGATGGCCTGGAGGAAGCTTCAGGAAGAGTACTACCAAGAGAAGAGACGGCAGCAGGAAATGCAACCCCCCACACATGCGCAGCACTTCAGAATGATGACAGAAATGGGCATGCATGGAGGTCCCATGATGATGAGAGGACCCCCTCCTCCCTACCACAGCAAGCCTGGAGATCAGCAGTGGGGTCCTGGCACTATgatgggaggagggatgggtggAAATGCACGTATAATAGACATGAACCAAGAGGGACCCCGCGGCCCAAGGTTCCTGGGACAGATGCAGAGAGGGCCACCTGGGGGAGGGGGTTTTCCTGGTAGTCCTGGGGGAGTTTTATCAATGGAGGGTCTAGGACCTCAGAGGCCCCCAAGGCCAGGGATGATATGGCTAGATGATATGCCCAACAACATGGGTGGCGGGGGTCCCTTTCATGGCTGTTACCCTGGTGGACCAGGTGGACCTCCTCAGCACTTGCAGGGTGAGCCAGAACGTCTTATAACCCGTGAAGAAATGTTTCGTATCATGGAAAAACGACAGTTGCAAGGGCTCCACAGGTTTGAGCTTGATCGATTAgctaaacagcagcaacaaggCAACCTGGGCCCAAGGATTATGGATAATCCTGGGGGCCCAGGCTTTCCCAATTTGGGAATGAGTCGGGGTCCACCTTCCCGAGGTGAACCTATGGACTTTCCTGGCTCACGTGAGATGATTGGCTCtcctggagggggagggggcccCCAGATGAGAGACTTGGTGGATTCTCCTTTGGGGAGCAACcttaatatgaatatgaaccCTCAGATGAATGCTCAACAACATCAGCAGATGATGCTGTCTCAAAAGCTCCGAGGAGGTCCTGGTGGAGTGGGGCCTTTAGGTGAAATGTTAAGCCCCGAGGAGATCTCACGAATTAGGGCCTCACAGAATGGTAGAGGGGGAAATAAGGGAATGATCCCGGGACCTGACGGCCCCCTCCAGTTTCCCAATCAAGGTCCCTTCTCTGGGGGACAGTTGGAAGGGCCCTATCTCCAGCAGCCTGGCCCTGAGATGTTTGGACCTGACCAGCACGGTCCTACTCAAATGGGTGGAACATCGCGGCTTAGTCATATGCCAATGACCGGCAGCCTCAGGGGAGCAGACCTCGGTCCTCGCCACCCCTCTGATTTATCAATCAATGTTAACCCCATGGCCTCTCCTGCAATGCCTCCTCCTCATCAGCTCAAGTCTCCATCCCTCAGCCAAGAGCCATCACCTCTCCTACCTTCCCCCTCTGCTCCAGGACTCAAGTCCCCCTCGCAGATCTCCTCTGCAGggcctcatcctcctcttccccctgctTCTGGTGCTGGgactccttcttcttcttccatgaAGTCTCCCCAGGTAATGGGGTCTTCCGCCCTTGGGTTAcgctctccctctgcctctcctggaCGGCTCAAGTCCCCAACCATGCCTGTGGGCTCTCCAGGGTGGACATCTCCTAAAACGGCTCTTCCAAGTCCAGGTGGTCCGACCAGTGGGAAGGGAGTGGGCAATGGAGGAAGTAGTTCCACTGAGACAG GCCCATCACTGCCCCCTAGGAGTTCCAACTCCACCCCCATTAGCCAGCCAGGCTCTATGAATCCCAGCATGCCATTTACTTCCTCTCCAGATGCCCCGCCATCCCAGAATCCTCTGTCCATGATCATGTCTCAGATGTCCAAATACGCCATGCCCAGCTCCACTCCTCTCTACCACGATGCAATCAAAACAATTGCCACTTCCGATGATGAGATGCTGCCAGATCGACCTCTTCTATCTGGTGTCAGCATTGGAG GAAACATGGGGAACCCCCAGACCTCCCAGATGCTCGTCTCCCAGAGCTCCATTGGACCCCACAGTGATCCTCAAAGCCCCATGGGAATGGTACTCCAAGGTCAGCAACAGCTTTCCCATGATGCCTCAGGACCTATGCTGTCTTCCCCCAACCCCATGGGCATGCCTGGCATGAATTCTGCCATGATGGGAGGAGGACCGCCTGATGGAATGGGGCCCTGCAATGTTTCACCAATGTCTCAAAACCAGATGGTTGGTTTTCCTCGCATGCAGCCACCATCTCATGGGCCCATGCATTCCCCTGTTGGAGGAATGTCACAGCATTTTTCTCAGTCTAATGAGGATGTTTTGCCACCTCAGCAGTTGCACCTGCTTAGCAAGGGACATCCTCACCAGCGCCCCCCACACCCCTCAGACTCCTTCCCCTCTTTGCCCATGGGGGATGGCCCGGATCTAAGTGAAGTTATACGACCCAGTCACACAGGGATCCCTGAGTTTGATCTTTCCCGTATCATTCCTTCTGATAAGCCCAGTAGCACCCTTCAGTACTTCCCCAAGAGCGAGCCACAGCAGAATCCACACCAGGGGCAGCCATCCCAGCAGCCTACCCCACAACAGCTCCTCAAACAGCTCTCTTCCTCTGGCCCCCCACATAGCAGTGGCCCCTCATCCAACCCCCACATAGCCAACCTACAGAACATGATGGCAGAACAGCAGCTGCCACCTCACCCCACACATGGTGGAATACGCCAAAGCATGGGCATGCCTCAGGGGGGCTCAAGGGGTATGGTTCCTGGTGGGGGCATGGGCCCCATGTGCCCCCCTGGACATATGATGGGAAGGACAGGCATGGTGCCCCAGCAGCAACTCCAGCAAcagcaccaccagcagcagcagcaagccaTGATGGCCAACAGCCTTCTCCACCACCCTTCCCATCCATACCCAGGCATGATGTCCCCCCAGCAGCACCCACACAATCTGATGGCACAGCAAAACCTTATGATGATGCAGGCCAAGCAGCGAAGTATGTCAATTCCAGGGGATCCCTTTGGCCCCCAGGGTCCTCTCATGTCCCCTCAGGGTCCCATGATGGCCCCTCCCCATCCACAGTCTGGTATGATGGGCCCCCAGTCTCTCAGACAGCGGGGAA